The genomic DNA catatgtatatatacacattcaattcttaataattattaataacaacaataattaattaatacgaaTAGAAAATCATTTTACGTTGAATGACTTAGTTCGCTGAATATTAAAGCCCCTGCTCCCTCATTGACGTCATATCAAATTATGACATGAGAAACGAGAAATTATATGaacttttttcttgtaaaatatattttgaaataaaatagctTCTTTCTGTGTCATTATTTGCTTCCgatgatatgtataataaatagctCTAAATCTggattatatgtaataaaattagtttttgtatattatgtaaaacatatgcatatgaaatacatatacatttactaATGCAAGTAACTAATGATAGTAAAAAAGGGAGTTTCCGatacattttatcaatatatattatcaaatacgaGTAAtgacatatatgaaaaaatttataatttatttcggcTATTGTATTTCGTATATCACAAGAAGAAGATTCATTTCTCGCTTTTCACGTTACTATTCAATATGACTAGTGAGaaaacaaaagatttaattcttCAGTAGTACTTCATAAGCAATGAAGCCGTTACAGTTCAACGATGTTGTCGATTGTTAGTATGCGTGTTCGGTCAAACGAGGCCTTTTTCTCCATTACGGCGACTTGTACAGCtccgagaaagaaaaaaattctgtcgTAGGAGAATTTTCGAAATCTTTCCGTTTTTAGCTAGCATCCCTGTTTGGTCAGAGCTGTCGATTACAATACACATAATTGTAACCTGTATTTTGCGTAATTTCACTCGTTAAAGATCAATAACAGCGTCGTGTTTCGTGTGTAGCGAACCAACATACACAATATTATCCGATTGTATTACGGATTCAGTCCAAGATGACGACCATGTCCTCACCGCGCACCGTTCTTTGAAGATGAGGCGGATGCAGAGGGATCGACAATCTGCGCCACGGCTTACGCGCTGCTCTTCGCAATTCCACCGAAGCCAGAGTTCTCCTAACTCGcctataatttgataaatcgaaagaattaatatctGCACTACTAAACTACTATATTgcattatactatttataattcCAGAGTTCatcaaaagtttatatataggttcagataaaatttttatatataactttgaaataaacttttatatacaactttgaaataaaaatagatcttaaaaattaaaaaattatcctaAAGAAATGAAGGCAAGAATAGGATTCAATcacaaatcattatatatatgcacacatttttttccaatcttcttcaattattttcacaataaacaataatataatcaagtcaAAGATAATGTAACTTTCTAGATTCACACGTTCAAATTGATTATCTAtgtgttttgtatatatatgtatgtgtgtttgcATGTATgaattcgaaaaattatacatcaCTCATAGTTTGCCTGATTGCGAaacttttaaaacttttaattgctTTGTGAAAGTAATTTCGAAGAAATCTAAATAAGtgattaagtaaataaataaaaatattatagttttattttttaattcttacatTAATTCATACTAACTTGATCTGTTCAGTGGCGCGAAAGTATACATCATCAGGCGCATCCATCCACGAAATAACTTGTTTACGCGCGTTACTTCTAGACAACGGTGCACCGTGGGGTAGCGTATGTGGATGAGTAGCTCTGCCATTGAGAGGTGGTGCGAGAGGAAGAACAGCAGGCGCAGGATGTTCTAGTGTGTGTTTCGGATGTAGTTGCTGCGCGTGATGAATCCTTTTCGTAGGCGGTCCACCGGGAGGAAGTGCCGCATTTAGAGCGATACCTAAaaacggaaaaataaaaaagctgaatttaaaagaaattaatttgatttgcgAGATATCTTCGcgatattaaagttaatattccACACATAATATCAACATCATTTTCTAATTacttaatgtataaatactaatatattcaatgtataaatactaatttataatacatgtaatgcacttattaaaattcatatatacatatatcccaATTCACATCTGAGTAGAAGTcgataaacaaaaatacaaaatttaattcactaCATTCGGAATACAATCTAATCGATAGCGTAGATTGAAAAACTTACCATCTGAACCATTGATTTCGTCAAAGGGTCTTGTACGCTTCAAGATATTCTGCTGGGTCGACATGACTGGTTGCGGTTGGGGTGGCGTTAACGTAAGCCTATCCACTTCGGGTTTATTCGGCACCCTTTCGTATAAAAGACTGCCGtctatgcaatattaaaaatttcttataaaataatatttaatataaaaaacattatcaatgtcaaattatatcactttcaaaatcaatttttgtttccGCAACATAAATAAGatacttgtgtgtgtgtgtgtgtgtgcgcatacgtaaataaaaataaaatgattgttaCGTACCAGGTGCCTTTGGCGGACGTGGAAACGAAACCCGATCAGGCTGCTTGCGTTGTGCCGGGGTAGTCAGCATCAGCCAATCCCAGTCTCCGGCAGTTTGCGGTTCAGCATTCAGATCGCCCAAACGCGAAGCGATGTCGGTCACTCGTGGACGCGGCCGTGGTCGTACAGCGCGCGCCAGAATGCGGAGTTCCGCGGGACTCTTAGAAGCCAGCTGAACGCAAAAATGTCGCAACGACATTGTATTTACCGGTTGATGCGGCGCTCGCGCGGCGTGACGTCGTGTTCGCAATTGCGCGGGGCAGAGTCGTCGTGCGGCACGAGCCAATAGGGAAGTGCGCAAGTAAAACGCGGATCGAGTCTTCATAACAGGTCGCGGCGATCCGCTTCCACCACCGCCGCTTCCAGCGGCGCCGCGCAGATCCACTCCATGCGTACTCGCGTAGTGACGACTTAAATGGGCTTTCAACTTGAACTCCTTGCCACAAGTGGGAACGTTGCATCGATGCGGCCTGTGCGCGCCACCGATACCCTTGCTCTCTTCGTCCGATCCTGTGCCAGTACGTTTTCTCTCGAGATCGACGTCGTCAATGCGCGATGGCACCTAGagttcataataataaaataggaatatgaaatatatttgtactaGTACTTATCaaaagcaaattattattgaagcaATTGTATGcggctatatatataatatataacctTAAGTCCTCCGTATTTCTTCCAGTATGTCCAACAGGACTGACAAAGACGATACTGCATGTGCGACGGTCCCCACGCATACCACTGCGAACTCTGCATGCCCTGACAGCCTTCGCACGGTTTTCCACCAACTCCAACCATAAGTATTCCAGAATTGTCAGTCACCATGCTACCATTACTGTTACCATTCAGAATGTTGGTTGGCTTTCCGTTACTATTGCTGTTGCTATTGCCCAGAGGTACGATTGTGGCCGTAGAAGGTGCGGTTGTCGATGCGGGtgtcttattataatttggtATATAAACTTGCTTCAGCTTACTCTCCGCCTCCACAGCCTTCACTCTTTTCTGTTGAACATATCGATCCGTCGTTTTCCACATGTAATAATACTCGATTACATTCTTCAGCGTTTTCCATGGTAACtgcgagaaatataaaaaacacatATTAGTGAACTTGTTCAAATATAGTTAAGTTCTTATTCATTctgtaattatacattaattgtaTACTTACAAAGTCCGTTCGTATATCAGCAAAATCCTTTCCATATTTATCGAGTGCTTCTTCAAATAGGTTTGCCTCGGACGCGCTCCATTCTTCCATTTCGTCCCGACATAGCACCGGACCAGTACTAGGTACTAGAGATGCTAAGGCATTCGATAAATCATAGCCGTGCAAATGTAAGGTATCCATCGCATGAAACTGCAATGTAATTCATAAAACttaatgaaatgaaataatatgacaaattaattttttatgttttcggAGACTGCACGAATAcgtcttgataaaaaataaaatgcaaattcttACCAGAGTAATATCTCTAGATGCAGCAGCTGCAGACATATGCAAAGAGGGTTGTTTGATGGAGGACGAGCAGTCCAAGGCTCTTGCGAAGGTGCCTACTGATCTACTAATCACAAGGAATTGATCAATTTGACGATCCGTCAAATTGTGTCTCGGAGTCCAAACCAGAGTCTCCAAATCTTGTAACTTACGAGAATCCCCTTCTTTCTCTGCGGCCGTCAATACCGCCGGTATATCTACCGCCTGATATCTACTACCTACTCTAATTTCACCTATATAACAGATATGGTTTCATTAATTTCCGAATTATTTGtaggatataaaatatgtacgtattaatagaaaaaaaaattgatttcaatttcatttcatACTTTACCTTTGTCAGCAAGCAAAGTGCGCTGAGCAGGATCAAATACTAAacagtaaaaaaatgaatcctCCTTGTTTAGATAGCTTAACAAGGATTCGGTTTCGTTCAGTAGTGTTACGCAGCATTTGCCCCGAATATGCGTAGCAGGCATGGTTTCCACTTGTCGCGATAAAAACAATTCTCTATGTTTCATTTGGTGACGTTGCTTAGTATTTAATTCCGTTACTCCACCAGGAACACTGTCCTCCATCCCTATATACGATAAgaaatcgaaataatatttgtgtccaataatattataaaacaagctaaatcatttattgtacgaatcgataaaaattcaaaatacaaaaaaatattaataataaaaaaattgaaaaagctgAGAGAAAGAACaatcaaatgtataataatatgtttcactttttatgcaaataatcatgaaattttcataaacaCATTCCTTTTTTAAGTATGTATAGAAGGCTTTctcggttaaaaaaaaaaaaaaattgattaatttttaataaaaaatacacagagaaaaagagatatacgATAATGGTGAGAGAGGTACActgtatcatatataatataagtataatgaATAAACACATGAACAGAGAATACACATACttgaaaattcatatttaaatatctataaagttatcatcatttttttcgcTTATGCTTTTCTACTaatcgttatattatttaataaaattagtatcaagtaaaaattaattttttgcatttttccgCAACgtactttttttcaattcaccGAAAGAATCCTAACATTATCTTTTCAACTAATCTTTTATTCGTCCTATTATATATTccaaattaaagtaaataaaacgcGGAAATACGGCACAGAATCATTCAAAACTCGAGCAGTGTTAAACCAAAAAAGGAAACATCAGCAAGAGCGGGCAACATAAATACAAATGAAGAGTAATATGCAAggcgaaaataataatctgcTACGGAAAAGCGATTAACTATCGATAgagaattatatcatttaaagaaGCCTCAGATTACTAAAGTGTCATCGTATGCGATGCGgcgggatttttttttcaatttgtgtaAGTGAC from Cataglyphis hispanica isolate Lineage 1 chromosome 21, ULB_Chis1_1.0, whole genome shotgun sequence includes the following:
- the LOC126857232 gene encoding metastasis-associated protein MTA3 isoform X3, with translation MPMPAEYHEAHGNHENANFALGSTQDASNMTANMYRVGDYVYFETSTSSPYQIRRIEELNKTANGNVEAKVMCFFRRRDLPSTLVILADKHQWMEDSVPGGVTELNTKQRHQMKHRELFLSRQVETMPATHIRGKCCVTLLNETESLLSYLNKEDSFFYCLVFDPAQRTLLADKGEIRVGSRYQAVDIPAVLTAAEKEGDSRKLQDLETLVWTPRHNLTDRQIDQFLVISRSVGTFARALDCSSSIKQPSLHMSAAAASRDITLFHAMDTLHLHGYDLSNALASLVPSTGPVLCRDEMEEWSASEANLFEEALDKYGKDFADIRTDFLPWKTLKNVIEYYYMWKTTDRYVQQKRVKAVEAESKLKQVYIPNYNKTPASTTAPSTATIVPLGNSNSNSNGKPTNILNGNSNGSMVTDNSGILMVGVGGKPCEGCQGMQSSQWYAWGPSHMQYRLCQSCWTYWKKYGGLKVPSRIDDVDLERKRTGTGSDEESKGIGGAHRPHRCNVPTCGKEFKLKAHLSRHYASTHGVDLRGAAGSGGGGSGSPRPVMKTRSAFYLRTSLLARAARRLCPAQLRTRRHAARAPHQPVNTMSLRHFCVQLASKSPAELRILARAVRPRPRPRVTDIASRLGDLNAEPQTAGDWDWLMLTTPAQRKQPDRVSFPRPPKAPDGSLLYERVPNKPEVDRLTLTPPQPQPVMSTQQNILKRTRPFDEINGSDGIALNAALPPGGPPTKRIHHAQQLHPKHTLEHPAPAVLPLAPPLNGRATHPHTLPHGAPLSRSNARKQVISWMDAPDDVYFRATEQIKRVRRTLASVELRRAARKPWRRLSIPLHPPHLQRTVRGEDMVVILD
- the LOC126857232 gene encoding metastasis-associated protein MTA3 isoform X2; its protein translation is MPMPAEYHEAHGNHENANFALGSTQDASNMTANMYRVGDYVYFETSTSSPYQIRRIEELNKTANGNVEAKVMCFFRRRDLPSTLVILADKHQLASAEQQRSESPASTQNQKLENPDTTKEMTSKDGIGPKVMIKGGGKGGWLKAPLSEAQEPHGMEDSVPGGVTELNTKQRHQMKHRELFLSRQVETMPATHIRGKCCVTLLNETESLLSYLNKEDSFFYCLVFDPAQRTLLADKGEIRVGSRYQAVDIPAVLTAAEKEGDSRKLQDLETLVWTPRHNLTDRQIDQFLVISRSVGTFARALDCSSSIKQPSLHMSAAAASRDITLFHAMDTLHLHGYDLSNALASLVPSTGPVLCRDEMEEWSASEANLFEEALDKYGKDFADIRTDFLPWKTLKNVIEYYYMWKTTDRYVQQKRVKAVEAESKLKQVYIPNYNKTPASTTAPSTATIVPLGNSNSNSNGKPTNILNGNSNGSMVTDNSGILMVGVGGKPCEGCQGMQSSQWYAWGPSHMQYRLCQSCWTYWKKYGGLKVPSRIDDVDLERKRTGTGSDEESKGIGGAHRPHRCNVPTCGKEFKLKAHLSRHYASTHGVDLRGAAGSGGGGSGSPRPVMKTRSAFYLRTSLLARAARRLCPAQLRTRRHAARAPHQPVNTMSLRHFCVQLASKSPAELRILARAVRPRPRPRVTDIASRLGDLNAEPQTAGDWDWLMLTTPAQRKQPDRVSFPRPPKAPDGSLLYERVPNKPEVDRLTLTPPQPQPVMSTQQNILKRTRPFDEINGSDGIALNAALPPGGPPTKRIHHAQQLHPKHTLEHPAPAVLPLAPPLNGRATHPHTLPHGAPLSRSNARKQVISWMDAPDDVYFRATEQIKLV
- the LOC126857232 gene encoding metastasis-associated protein MTA3 isoform X1 yields the protein MPMPAEYHEAHGNHENANFALGSTQDASNMTANMYRVGDYVYFETSTSSPYQIRRIEELNKTANGNVEAKVMCFFRRRDLPSTLVILADKHQLASAEQQRSESPASTQNQKLENPDTTKEMTSKDGIGPKVMIKGGGKGGWLKAPLSEAQEPHGMEDSVPGGVTELNTKQRHQMKHRELFLSRQVETMPATHIRGKCCVTLLNETESLLSYLNKEDSFFYCLVFDPAQRTLLADKGEIRVGSRYQAVDIPAVLTAAEKEGDSRKLQDLETLVWTPRHNLTDRQIDQFLVISRSVGTFARALDCSSSIKQPSLHMSAAAASRDITLFHAMDTLHLHGYDLSNALASLVPSTGPVLCRDEMEEWSASEANLFEEALDKYGKDFADIRTDFLPWKTLKNVIEYYYMWKTTDRYVQQKRVKAVEAESKLKQVYIPNYNKTPASTTAPSTATIVPLGNSNSNSNGKPTNILNGNSNGSMVTDNSGILMVGVGGKPCEGCQGMQSSQWYAWGPSHMQYRLCQSCWTYWKKYGGLKVPSRIDDVDLERKRTGTGSDEESKGIGGAHRPHRCNVPTCGKEFKLKAHLSRHYASTHGVDLRGAAGSGGGGSGSPRPVMKTRSAFYLRTSLLARAARRLCPAQLRTRRHAARAPHQPVNTMSLRHFCVQLASKSPAELRILARAVRPRPRPRVTDIASRLGDLNAEPQTAGDWDWLMLTTPAQRKQPDRVSFPRPPKAPDGSLLYERVPNKPEVDRLTLTPPQPQPVMSTQQNILKRTRPFDEINGSDGIALNAALPPGGPPTKRIHHAQQLHPKHTLEHPAPAVLPLAPPLNGRATHPHTLPHGAPLSRSNARKQVISWMDAPDDVYFRATEQIKRVRRTLASVELRRAARKPWRRLSIPLHPPHLQRTVRGEDMVVILD